One window of the Crassaminicella thermophila genome contains the following:
- a CDS encoding RidA family protein has protein sequence MKKIIDTKNAPSAIGPYSQGTAGSGLIFVSGQLPIDPNTGEFVTGGIEEQTRQSLENLRQILESAGSGLDKVLKTTVFLSDMNNFAQMNKVYKEMFGDSNYPARSAVEVARLPKDALVEVEAIALEG, from the coding sequence ATGAAAAAAATAATTGATACGAAAAATGCACCATCTGCCATAGGACCATATTCACAAGGAACGGCAGGTTCAGGATTGATATTTGTTTCTGGGCAGCTTCCAATAGATCCTAATACAGGAGAATTTGTAACTGGTGGTATAGAGGAACAGACGAGACAATCTCTTGAGAATTTACGCCAAATTTTGGAATCTGCAGGATCAGGTCTTGATAAAGTTTTAAAAACTACTGTTTTTCTTAGCGATATGAATAATTTTGCGCAAATGAATAAGGTATATAAAGAAATGTTTGGGGATTCAAATTATCCGGCACGTTCAGCAGTAGAAGTAGCAAGATTGCCTAAGGATGCATTAGTAGAAGTTGAGGCTATTGCCTTAGAAGGTTAA
- a CDS encoding lactate utilization protein, with protein sequence MDQNTTWVIEQRVKRTIENLEKNNMEAYYVKDENELHKKICELINEGDTVSVGGSMTLFETGVIDLLRNGKYNFLDRSKPGLTKDDIKELYRKSFCADAYFTSSNAITEDGALYNVDGTGNRVAAMLYGPDKVIVVAGVNKIVKNLEEAIERNKSIAAPANTKRLNKKTPCANLGYCTDCNSPERICNEYVLIRRQSIKGRIKVILVGKSLGY encoded by the coding sequence GAAAACTTAGAAAAAAACAATATGGAAGCTTATTATGTAAAAGATGAAAATGAACTACATAAAAAAATCTGTGAATTAATTAATGAAGGAGATACAGTATCTGTTGGAGGGTCTATGACTCTTTTTGAAACTGGCGTTATTGATCTTCTTCGTAATGGAAAATATAATTTTCTAGATCGCTCTAAACCAGGCTTAACTAAAGATGATATAAAAGAACTTTATAGAAAAAGCTTTTGTGCTGATGCATACTTTACAAGCAGTAATGCAATAACAGAAGATGGTGCATTATATAACGTAGATGGAACTGGTAATAGAGTAGCTGCAATGCTTTATGGTCCTGATAAGGTAATAGTTGTTGCAGGAGTTAATAAAATCGTAAAAAACCTAGAAGAAGCAATTGAAAGAAATAAAAGCATAGCTGCCCCAGCAAATACCAAAAGATTAAATAAAAAAACCCCTTGTGCAAATCTAGGCTATTGTACAGACTGTAATAGTCCTGAAAGAATTTGTAATGAATATGTTTTGATAAGAAGACAAAGCATAAAAGGAAGAATAAAAGTCATATTAGTAGGAAAATCTTTAGGATACTAA
- a CDS encoding YARHG domain-containing protein, protein MKLKINGLIVVFLICIIFSSCSRNENTNTSSSKIVTTTITTSETAIDSKKKVEGDIILLLNNYEYNLNKPFEDNLLKNLNTNELSILRNSIFAKYGYIFSTQKYNDYFSQFSWYHPNSTDIQGKLNNIDKQNINKITTLEKKLTLLQFKSSKLGFSLTFPKSWEGKYRVEEYDMGITVYFKPKEQMKDMCGEFFSIINTESADLNENSYDTIGDKRYFEVNDIKYFIGRPTDFAFPEDHPESKVFYKMNLEVEEVLKTLKKLR, encoded by the coding sequence ATGAAACTAAAAATAAATGGACTTATTGTAGTATTCTTAATATGTATTATTTTCTCTAGTTGCTCACGTAATGAAAATACAAATACTTCTAGTAGTAAGATAGTAACAACTACAATCACAACAAGTGAAACAGCTATTGACAGCAAAAAGAAAGTAGAAGGTGATATAATACTTTTATTAAATAATTATGAATACAATCTTAATAAACCTTTTGAAGATAATTTACTCAAGAACTTAAATACAAATGAATTATCAATTTTAAGAAACTCAATCTTTGCAAAGTATGGATATATATTTTCTACACAAAAGTATAATGATTATTTTTCACAATTTTCTTGGTATCATCCAAATAGCACAGATATTCAAGGGAAGTTAAATAATATAGATAAGCAAAACATTAATAAAATCACTACTTTAGAGAAAAAGCTAACTCTTTTGCAATTCAAAAGCAGTAAACTAGGGTTTTCACTTACATTCCCTAAAAGTTGGGAAGGTAAGTATAGGGTTGAAGAATATGATATGGGAATCACTGTATACTTTAAACCTAAGGAACAAATGAAAGATATGTGTGGAGAGTTTTTTAGTATCATTAATACTGAATCAGCAGATTTAAATGAAAATTCATATGATACTATAGGTGATAAGCGATACTTTGAAGTTAACGATATTAAATACTTTATAGGTAGACCAACTGATTTTGCTTTTCCTGAAGATCATCCTGAAAGTAAAGTATTTTATAAAATGAATTTAGAGGTAGAGGAAGTTTTAAAAACACTTAAAAAACTAAGATGA
- a CDS encoding 2-hydroxycarboxylate transporter family protein gives MTANKLENKGFQLMGISLPMFLILTAVVLFATYMGVLPKGMIGAFPLMMIIGAILNELGNRLPIVKDFLGGGAIIVIFGSAALVTYGVLPESSKEIMKNFMKGEGFLSFYIAALITGSILGMNRKLLISASVRYLPVILGGVIVSLGLTGLVGMVMGYGAKEAIFYVAIPIMGGGMGAGAVPLSQIFGQALNTDPTQMMSKMVPALALGNAMAIVVAGLLDRVGKKKVSLTGNGKLMKSQNAIKEEEQKTMKLDYKLMGIGILLSTTFFVWGKILAKFIPIHAYALMIISVAVVKVLGIIPEKYEKGAFQWFRFVMTNFTPALLVGIGVAYTDLNAVINSLSVIYVILVFTTVLGATIGSGFVGNLLGFYPIEASITGGLCMANMGGTGDVAVLSACNRMELMPFAQISSRIGGAFMLILATSLLSIFL, from the coding sequence ATGACAGCAAACAAATTAGAGAATAAAGGATTTCAATTAATGGGAATCTCTTTGCCTATGTTTTTAATATTAACAGCTGTAGTTTTATTTGCAACCTATATGGGTGTATTGCCAAAGGGAATGATTGGAGCATTTCCACTTATGATGATTATAGGTGCAATACTAAATGAATTAGGAAATCGATTGCCAATTGTAAAAGATTTTCTAGGTGGAGGAGCAATTATTGTTATATTTGGATCAGCAGCATTAGTTACTTATGGAGTGTTGCCTGAAAGTTCAAAAGAGATTATGAAAAACTTTATGAAGGGTGAAGGATTTTTAAGCTTTTATATTGCAGCTCTAATAACAGGTAGTATTTTAGGAATGAATAGGAAATTATTAATAAGTGCTTCTGTTAGATATTTACCTGTTATTCTTGGAGGTGTTATTGTATCGTTAGGACTTACTGGACTTGTAGGTATGGTAATGGGTTATGGTGCAAAAGAAGCTATTTTCTATGTAGCTATTCCAATTATGGGAGGAGGTATGGGAGCAGGAGCAGTTCCTTTATCTCAAATATTTGGACAGGCATTAAACACAGATCCTACACAAATGATGTCTAAGATGGTTCCGGCATTAGCATTAGGTAATGCTATGGCAATTGTTGTAGCTGGATTATTAGATAGAGTAGGGAAGAAAAAAGTTTCTTTAACTGGAAACGGAAAGCTTATGAAATCACAAAATGCAATAAAAGAAGAAGAACAAAAAACAATGAAACTAGATTATAAATTGATGGGAATAGGAATATTATTATCTACTACCTTCTTTGTATGGGGAAAAATACTTGCTAAATTTATACCAATCCATGCTTATGCATTAATGATTATAAGTGTTGCTGTTGTAAAGGTATTGGGAATTATACCAGAAAAATATGAAAAAGGTGCCTTCCAGTGGTTTAGATTTGTAATGACAAACTTTACACCTGCATTACTTGTTGGAATTGGTGTAGCATATACAGATTTAAATGCAGTAATAAATTCTTTATCAGTTATTTATGTAATATTAGTATTTACAACTGTATTAGGTGCAACGATAGGATCTGGTTTTGTAGGAAACTTACTAGGATTTTATCCAATAGAAGCATCTATAACAGGTGGACTTTGTATGGCAAATATGGGTGGAACAGGAGACGTAGCTGTACTTTCTGCATGTAATAGAATGGAGCTTATGCCGTTTGCACAAATATCTTCCCGTATTGGCGGAGCATTTATGTTAATATTAGCTACTAGTTTATTATCTATATTCTTATAA
- a CDS encoding aconitate hydratase, translating to MGKSLTYKILEKNLLSGTLKPGNEISVKVNQTLTQDSTGTMVYLQLEAMGIKDIKTDLSAAYIDHNTLQAGFENADDHEFIKSAAAKYGIIYSKPGNGICHQLHLERFAKPGDILIGSDSHTPTCGGLGMLSIGAGGLDVAVGMAKGSYYLKAPKVLNIELVGKLNPWVSAKDVILYILKELTVKGGVGYVVEYSGEGVKALSVTDRATITNMGAELGATTSIFPSDEITKDFLIRQGREKDFVPLSKDDDAIYDKKIIINLSDIVPMTAMPHSPDNVVKVSQLDKIKIDQIAIGSCTNSSYTDLMKVAKILKGKKVHEDVSLVISPGSSNILKMMADNGALADLIAAGARILEATCGPCIGMGQAPKSNAISLRTFNRNFKGRCGTKNAEVYLVSPETAAVSAITGYLTDPSTFGNMPVVEIPEKFHVHENYFIYPPKDRSNLEVVMGPNIKPFPINEALNKNIYGKVLLKTGDNITTDDIMPSNAKLLPYRSNIPELSKYCFGTLVDDFCNRANEYKGGFVIGGENYGQGSSREHAALVPLYLGVKAVIAKSFARIHKANLINAGILPLVFKDKDDYAYFDEFDDIKVNDVINSLENELLIELINKTKNISVQLIFEGSKRDIEILKSGGYLNFVKNHAY from the coding sequence ATGGGAAAAAGTTTGACATATAAAATTTTAGAAAAAAATTTACTTTCAGGCACATTAAAGCCAGGAAACGAGATTTCTGTAAAAGTCAATCAAACACTCACGCAAGATTCAACTGGCACAATGGTATATCTTCAATTAGAAGCTATGGGCATTAAAGATATAAAAACAGATTTATCAGCAGCATATATTGATCACAATACCTTACAAGCTGGATTTGAAAATGCAGATGATCATGAATTTATAAAATCAGCTGCAGCAAAATACGGAATTATTTATTCAAAGCCTGGAAATGGAATATGCCACCAATTACATTTAGAAAGATTCGCAAAGCCTGGTGATATTCTTATTGGCTCTGATAGTCATACTCCTACATGTGGTGGTTTAGGAATGCTTAGTATAGGAGCTGGAGGTCTTGATGTAGCAGTTGGCATGGCAAAAGGATCTTATTATCTAAAAGCTCCAAAGGTACTAAATATCGAGCTTGTAGGAAAGTTAAATCCTTGGGTTTCTGCAAAGGATGTTATCTTATATATATTGAAAGAACTAACCGTTAAAGGCGGTGTAGGATATGTTGTGGAATATTCTGGTGAAGGCGTAAAAGCTTTATCTGTTACAGATCGAGCTACAATAACAAATATGGGAGCTGAGCTTGGTGCTACTACATCTATTTTCCCAAGTGATGAAATTACAAAAGATTTCCTAATAAGACAAGGTAGAGAAAAAGATTTTGTTCCTTTATCTAAAGATGATGATGCTATTTACGATAAAAAAATCATAATTAACCTAAGTGATATTGTTCCAATGACAGCTATGCCTCATAGTCCAGATAATGTTGTAAAAGTTTCACAACTAGACAAAATAAAAATAGACCAGATTGCTATTGGTAGCTGTACCAATTCTTCTTATACCGATTTAATGAAAGTAGCAAAAATACTAAAAGGAAAAAAAGTCCATGAAGATGTAAGCTTAGTAATCTCCCCTGGATCAAGTAATATATTGAAAATGATGGCAGACAACGGAGCTTTAGCTGATTTGATAGCTGCTGGTGCAAGAATTCTTGAAGCTACTTGTGGCCCATGTATTGGAATGGGGCAGGCACCAAAATCAAACGCTATATCCTTAAGAACCTTTAATAGAAATTTTAAAGGCAGATGTGGAACAAAAAATGCAGAAGTTTATTTAGTAAGCCCTGAAACAGCAGCAGTCTCAGCTATTACAGGATATTTAACAGATCCATCAACCTTTGGCAATATGCCAGTAGTTGAAATTCCTGAAAAATTTCATGTTCACGAAAACTATTTTATATATCCTCCTAAAGATCGAAGTAATTTAGAAGTAGTCATGGGCCCAAACATTAAGCCATTCCCTATAAACGAAGCACTAAATAAAAACATTTATGGAAAAGTATTATTAAAAACAGGTGACAATATTACAACAGATGACATTATGCCTTCAAATGCAAAGCTATTACCATACAGATCTAACATTCCAGAATTATCCAAGTATTGTTTCGGTACTCTTGTGGACGATTTTTGCAATAGAGCAAATGAGTATAAAGGTGGCTTTGTAATAGGTGGAGAAAATTACGGACAAGGTTCAAGCAGAGAACATGCTGCATTAGTTCCTCTTTATCTTGGAGTTAAAGCTGTTATTGCAAAATCTTTTGCACGAATTCATAAAGCTAATTTAATAAATGCTGGAATCCTTCCTTTGGTATTTAAAGATAAAGATGACTATGCATATTTTGATGAATTTGATGATATAAAGGTAAATGATGTAATAAATTCCCTTGAGAATGAATTGCTAATAGAATTAATCAATAAAACTAAAAATATTTCTGTTCAACTAATATTTGAAGGATCTAAAAGAGATATTGAAATATTAAAGAGTGGCGGATATCTAAATTTTGTAAAGAACCATGCTTACTAA
- a CDS encoding tryptophanase, translating to MAIKYIPEPFRIKMVETIKMLTREEREQKIAEAKYNVFNLRSEDVYIDLLTDSGTNAMSQEQWAGVIRGDEAYAGGSSYFKLIETAQDIFGYKYIQPVHQGRAAEKVLFGLLLEEGKYSISNMHFDTTRAHVELAGGRAIDCVVAEAADPAKRAPFKGNMDVEKLESLINEYGAEKIGLVIMTVTNNSAGGQPVSVQNVRETAEICKKYGIKFCIDAARYAENAYFVKQRESGYENKSIKDIVKEMFSYADMFTMSAKKDTIVNMGGLIGIKEDEELFQACKARTISFEGFTTYGGLSGRDLEALAIGLYEGLDESYLRYRIGQLEYLASRLDEAGIAYQSPVGGHGLFVDAKAMFPHIPYYEFPGQALAIELYKEAGIRACDIGSYMLGNDPDTGEQLKSKFEFTRLAIPRRVYTQAHIDIMAEALIAIKERASEVRGYRITWEPPILRHFQASLEPINK from the coding sequence ATGGCGATAAAATATATACCAGAACCGTTTAGAATCAAGATGGTAGAAACTATAAAAATGCTTACTAGAGAAGAAAGAGAACAAAAGATTGCAGAGGCAAAATATAATGTTTTTAATCTTAGAAGTGAAGATGTTTATATTGACTTATTGACAGACAGTGGAACAAATGCAATGAGTCAAGAGCAGTGGGCTGGTGTTATAAGAGGGGATGAAGCTTATGCAGGTGGATCAAGCTATTTTAAGTTAATAGAAACAGCACAAGATATTTTTGGATATAAGTATATCCAACCAGTTCATCAGGGTCGTGCAGCAGAGAAGGTTCTTTTTGGACTATTGCTAGAAGAGGGGAAATATTCTATTTCTAATATGCACTTTGATACAACAAGAGCGCATGTTGAATTAGCTGGTGGTAGAGCTATTGACTGTGTAGTTGCTGAAGCTGCAGATCCAGCAAAAAGAGCACCTTTTAAAGGAAATATGGATGTTGAAAAATTAGAATCATTAATTAATGAATATGGTGCAGAAAAAATTGGACTTGTTATTATGACAGTGACAAATAATTCTGCTGGTGGGCAGCCTGTATCTGTACAAAATGTTAGAGAAACAGCAGAAATATGTAAAAAATATGGTATTAAATTCTGTATTGATGCTGCACGTTATGCAGAAAACGCTTATTTTGTGAAACAACGTGAGTCTGGTTATGAAAATAAATCAATAAAAGATATTGTTAAAGAGATGTTTAGCTATGCAGATATGTTTACAATGAGTGCGAAGAAGGACACAATTGTAAATATGGGTGGCTTAATTGGTATTAAAGAAGATGAAGAGTTATTCCAAGCTTGTAAGGCACGTACAATTTCATTTGAAGGTTTTACTACTTATGGAGGTCTTTCAGGACGTGATCTTGAAGCTTTAGCAATTGGTCTTTACGAGGGTCTTGATGAAAGCTATTTAAGATATCGTATTGGTCAGCTAGAATATCTTGCGTCTCGTCTTGATGAAGCTGGTATTGCATACCAATCACCAGTAGGAGGACATGGATTGTTTGTAGATGCTAAAGCTATGTTCCCTCATATTCCTTATTATGAGTTCCCTGGACAAGCACTTGCTATTGAGCTTTATAAAGAAGCTGGAATCCGTGCATGTGACATTGGATCTTATATGCTAGGAAATGATCCTGATACTGGAGAACAATTAAAATCTAAGTTTGAGTTTACACGTCTAGCTATTCCACGTCGTGTTTATACTCAAGCGCATATAGATATCATGGCAGAGGCTCTTATAGCTATTAAGGAAAGAGCAAGTGAAGTAAGAGGTTATAGAATTACATGGGAGCCACCAATTCTTAGACATTTCCAAGCTAGTCTTGAGCCAATAAATAAATAA
- a CDS encoding helix-turn-helix transcriptional regulator — translation MNQNILKQYSILVEFLGKALGPDYEVVLHDVSDYTNSIVAIANGHVSGRTIGAPMTNLGLTVISDKSYKDIDYKINYNGISKDQRLLRSSTLFIKDENEELVGMLCINFDDKRYVDLSNQILKLCHPDELIEKNSTYESINSILDDETESFPDSIAEVTNTVLNKILSKNNIPIERLTQDERLKVVDILNQKGIFMLKGAVSEVAKQLRCSEPSIYRYLNKLNKDKENSQE, via the coding sequence ATGAACCAAAATATATTAAAACAATATAGTATTTTAGTAGAATTTTTAGGTAAGGCTCTAGGTCCTGATTACGAGGTGGTTCTACATGATGTAAGCGACTATACCAATTCTATCGTAGCTATTGCCAATGGTCATGTCAGTGGTCGCACAATTGGTGCACCAATGACAAATCTTGGCTTAACTGTAATTTCGGATAAAAGCTATAAAGATATCGATTATAAAATTAATTACAACGGTATTTCTAAGGATCAAAGACTTTTAAGATCTTCAACACTTTTTATTAAAGATGAGAATGAAGAACTAGTAGGAATGTTATGCATTAACTTTGATGATAAAAGATATGTAGATCTTAGCAATCAAATATTAAAATTATGTCATCCTGATGAATTAATCGAAAAAAATAGCACCTATGAATCAATCAATTCTATTTTAGATGACGAGACTGAAAGTTTTCCTGACTCCATTGCAGAGGTAACAAATACTGTATTAAACAAAATATTATCAAAGAATAACATCCCAATCGAACGCTTAACACAAGATGAACGCTTAAAGGTTGTAGATATTTTAAATCAAAAAGGTATTTTCATGCTCAAAGGTGCCGTAAGCGAGGTTGCCAAACAACTTCGTTGTTCAGAACCTAGTATTTATAGATATCTAAATAAACTCAACAAAGATAAAGAAAACTCTCAAGAGTGA
- a CDS encoding citrate/2-methylcitrate synthase — MIKEVNKFNEHKDNAILEFLADLALKNNLINPEFYEMYNVKRGLRNKNGTGVLVGLTDIGSVEGYILKDNKKIPMDGQLFYRGINIKDIVTGFQNENRPGYEEVAYLLLFGKLPTKNELADFNNLLDESRHLPHSFTENMILKIPSKNIMNKLQRSILVLYSHDENPDDISVKNVLRQSIELIARFPTIISYGYQAKTHNFDNKSLFIHSPKAGIGTAENILYMTRANNQYTKTEAETLDLALVLHAEHGGGNNSAFATHVVSSSGTDTYSAIAAAVGSLKGHKHGGANIMVREMILDIKENVSNINDIGKLKDYLLKILRKEAFNKEGLIYGMGHAVYTKSDPRAVLLKDKAFELAVEKDAVDEFNLYKNIEELTIELFKEIKGENVVISANVDLYSGFVYEMLNIPKELYTPLFATARVAGWCAHRIEQIVSDQKIIRPAYKSVSHKNEYIPLCERK; from the coding sequence ATGATTAAAGAAGTAAATAAGTTTAATGAACATAAAGATAATGCTATACTTGAATTTTTAGCAGATTTGGCTTTAAAGAACAATTTAATAAATCCAGAATTCTATGAAATGTATAATGTTAAAAGAGGCTTAAGAAATAAAAACGGTACAGGAGTTTTAGTAGGGCTTACTGATATTGGTTCTGTAGAAGGTTATATATTAAAAGATAATAAGAAAATTCCAATGGATGGGCAGCTATTTTATAGAGGGATAAACATCAAAGACATTGTTACTGGCTTCCAAAATGAAAATCGCCCAGGATATGAAGAGGTTGCATATCTTCTCTTATTTGGTAAGCTACCAACTAAAAATGAATTAGCTGATTTTAACAATTTGCTTGATGAATCAAGACACTTACCACATAGTTTTACAGAAAATATGATTCTAAAAATTCCAAGCAAAAACATTATGAACAAACTTCAAAGAAGCATCCTAGTTCTTTACTCCCATGATGAAAATCCAGATGATATAAGTGTTAAAAATGTATTAAGACAAAGCATTGAACTTATTGCAAGATTTCCAACTATAATATCCTACGGTTATCAAGCAAAAACTCATAACTTTGATAATAAGAGCTTATTTATTCACTCACCTAAAGCTGGCATAGGAACTGCAGAAAATATATTATATATGACAAGAGCTAATAATCAGTATACAAAAACAGAAGCTGAAACACTTGATTTAGCATTAGTTCTTCACGCTGAGCATGGAGGAGGAAATAACTCTGCATTTGCAACCCATGTTGTTTCCTCCTCTGGTACAGATACCTACTCTGCTATTGCTGCTGCTGTTGGCTCATTAAAGGGACATAAGCATGGTGGTGCAAATATAATGGTTAGGGAAATGATTTTAGATATTAAAGAAAATGTATCTAACATAAATGATATAGGAAAGCTAAAAGACTATCTTTTAAAGATTTTGCGTAAAGAAGCTTTTAATAAAGAAGGACTAATCTATGGAATGGGTCATGCAGTTTACACAAAATCAGACCCAAGAGCTGTACTACTTAAAGATAAAGCATTTGAATTAGCAGTTGAAAAGGATGCTGTAGATGAATTTAACTTATATAAAAACATCGAAGAATTAACTATTGAACTATTTAAAGAAATAAAAGGAGAAAATGTAGTAATAAGTGCAAATGTAGACCTTTATTCAGGATTTGTTTATGAAATGCTAAATATTCCAAAAGAGCTATATACACCTTTATTTGCTACTGCTAGAGTTGCTGGCTGGTGTGCCCATAGAATAGAACAAATTGTAAGTGATCAAAAAATAATTCGCCCAGCTTATAAAAGTGTATCCCATAAAAATGAATACATTCCTTTATGCGAAAGAAAATAA
- a CDS encoding isocitrate/isopropylmalate dehydrogenase family protein, with the protein MYNITLIPGDGIGPEVADAAKNVVEATGLEVKWDIVNAGLTVYEETGVLVPDKVFKSIEKNKVALKGPITTPVGSGFRSINVMLRKKYNLFSNVRPIRTIPGINTPFKNIDLVIFRENTEGLYSGIEKKSSEDSAEAIKLTTKDASIRIVKEAFSYAEKNNKTKVTIVHKANIMKLTDGLFLDCAREISKNYPNIDLEEVIVDNMCMQLVMNPSQFQVIVTTNLYGDILSDLCAGLVGGLGLVPGANIGNDLAIFEAVHGSAPDIAGKNLANPTAIILSAAMMLNHLGEKEKSNFIVDAVLKTIDEGKFVTRDLGGSASTNDMTNAIIEKLLSLSVD; encoded by the coding sequence ATGTATAATATAACACTAATACCTGGTGATGGAATAGGTCCAGAAGTTGCTGATGCTGCTAAAAATGTAGTTGAAGCTACTGGCTTAGAAGTAAAGTGGGATATTGTTAATGCAGGATTAACTGTTTATGAAGAAACTGGAGTCCTTGTCCCTGATAAAGTTTTTAAAAGTATAGAAAAAAATAAGGTTGCCCTAAAAGGTCCTATTACTACACCTGTAGGAAGTGGCTTTAGAAGTATTAATGTCATGTTAAGAAAAAAATATAATTTATTTTCAAATGTTCGTCCTATAAGAACAATTCCTGGTATTAATACACCATTTAAAAATATAGATCTTGTAATTTTTAGAGAAAATACAGAAGGCTTATACAGTGGTATTGAAAAAAAATCTTCAGAAGACTCGGCTGAAGCCATAAAGCTTACTACAAAAGATGCGTCTATCCGCATTGTAAAAGAAGCATTTTCTTATGCAGAAAAAAATAACAAAACAAAGGTTACAATCGTTCATAAAGCAAATATTATGAAGCTTACAGATGGGTTATTCTTAGATTGTGCAAGAGAAATTTCTAAAAATTATCCAAATATTGATCTTGAAGAAGTGATTGTAGATAATATGTGTATGCAATTAGTAATGAATCCATCCCAATTCCAAGTAATTGTAACAACAAATCTCTATGGAGATATACTATCTGATCTTTGTGCAGGACTTGTTGGAGGGCTTGGCCTTGTTCCTGGAGCAAATATAGGAAATGATTTAGCAATATTTGAAGCTGTCCATGGAAGTGCACCAGATATTGCTGGTAAAAACCTTGCAAATCCTACTGCCATTATTCTATCAGCTGCTATGATGCTAAATCATTTAGGTGAAAAAGAAAAATCCAATTTTATTGTTGATGCCGTTTTAAAAACAATTGATGAAGGAAAATTTGTTACAAGAGATTTAGGAGGCTCTGCTAGCACAAATGATATGACCAATGCAATAATAGAGAAGCTCCTATCCTTATCTGTTGATTAA